A genomic region of Nitrosomonas ureae contains the following coding sequences:
- a CDS encoding glycoside hydrolase codes for MRSNIQTLVEISLRTSITSKQNNQACVFLIALVLCISMILVPLRAVAASDSTAVKWHPGHYYIIKGSRKNNTEYLSQVYSELDATPALKGMMIRYFWMDLEDSEGVYDFSSIDKRLAELTARGKRLVIQVQTKSFNGRQVVPNYLKTAEYEGGEFYTSDYGSTQIRGRNIKLWKPQVRDRLIALFKAMGERYNSHPNFEGISMIETAMGNPKEPLSIAQVAEFYNNKIIVHQQMRLFFPNTMTIQEVNYPRSILASFVGSLKDIGTALSSPDTFIEEEGLLYEITKFDLDKGIYNYYADFSGMIPMVPTVMPKNYENTKGDGTGYVPTIAQILAFARDTLHANYIFWTREEHYEQVLEVLNLNAQKTPAGGLNPACPAVYASCID; via the coding sequence ATGAGAAGTAATATTCAAACCTTAGTGGAAATCAGTCTCAGAACATCGATCACTAGCAAGCAGAATAATCAGGCATGTGTTTTTTTGATTGCACTGGTACTTTGTATAAGTATGATTTTAGTTCCACTGAGAGCTGTAGCAGCGTCGGACTCCACAGCAGTCAAGTGGCATCCGGGACACTACTACATAATAAAGGGTTCGAGAAAAAACAACACTGAATACTTGTCACAAGTATATAGCGAACTTGATGCAACACCCGCATTGAAGGGAATGATGATCCGGTATTTTTGGATGGATCTGGAAGATTCGGAAGGTGTGTATGATTTTTCATCCATTGATAAACGTCTTGCCGAGCTAACTGCCCGGGGGAAGCGTCTTGTTATTCAAGTACAAACTAAATCATTTAATGGCAGGCAAGTTGTACCCAATTACTTGAAGACAGCCGAATATGAAGGGGGTGAATTTTATACTAGCGACTATGGCAGCACGCAAATAAGAGGACGTAATATTAAATTATGGAAGCCCCAAGTGCGGGATCGCCTGATTGCTTTATTCAAAGCAATGGGAGAGCGTTACAACTCACATCCCAACTTTGAGGGTATCAGCATGATAGAAACTGCGATGGGAAATCCTAAGGAACCACTATCAATTGCACAGGTTGCTGAATTTTATAACAATAAGATCATCGTTCATCAGCAAATGCGTTTGTTTTTTCCTAATACAATGACGATTCAAGAAGTAAACTATCCGCGTTCAATCCTCGCATCATTCGTGGGCAGTCTCAAAGATATCGGGACGGCATTGAGTAGCCCCGATACTTTTATTGAGGAGGAAGGTCTGCTTTATGAAATAACGAAATTTGATCTTGATAAAGGAATTTATAATTACTATGCAGATTTCTCTGGGATGATACCTATGGTTCCAACGGTTATGCCAAAGAATTATGAAAATACGAAAGGCGATGGAACTGGTTATGTGCCAACTATTGCACAGATTTTGGCTTTTGCACGCGATACCCTGCATGCCAATTATATTTTCTGGACCCGGGAAGAGCATTACGAGCAAGTATTGGAGGTGTTAAATCTGAATGCACAAAAAACCCCTGCTGGAGGATTGAATCCTGCATGTCCAGCAGTGTATGCATCTTGTATAGATTAA